The genomic stretch ATTCCAGCTCCCAGACGACCCGAGGTGTCGGCTGCGCGCGAAGTTAATTATTCTTGCTAGCGGTCGTACGGACAGGCCAGATGCCTGGCCGCACGGGCGCCCCCGGAGGCCCCGGCCGGATCTCCTCCAGGATCAGACCGGGGCTCTCTGGCGCGCTGTTGCCGGTTCCGGCGATGAAGGTGGGCCGATTGATCCTGGTTGATGAGCCGACCACGGATGCAGGCGTGGATCGCCGGACGGCGGTGTATGCGCGGGTGTCGTCGGCTGATCAAAAAGCGGATCTGGATCGGCAGGTGGCGCGGGTAACCGCGTGGGCCACTACCCGGCAGATCCCGGTCGACAAAGTCGTGACCGAGGTCGGGTCGGCGCTGAACGGACACCGCCGTAAGTTCCTGGCACTGTTGCGCGACTCATCAGTGCAGCGGATTGTGGTGGAACACCGAGACCGATTCTGCCGGTTCGGCTCGGAGTATGTTCAGGCGGCGCTGGCCGCACAGGGTCGAGAGTTGGTGGTCGTCGACACCGCTGAGGTGGATGACGACTTGGTGCGGGATATGACAGAGATTCTGACCTCGATGTGTGCCCGGTTGTATGGCAAACGTGCCGCTCAGAACCGAGCCAGACGGGCTGTCGCGGCTGCTGCCGCGGACGATTGTGAGGCTGCGTGATGGCCCGGTTCGAGGTTCCTGAAGGGTGGACGGTGCAGGCGTTCCGGTTCACGCTGGACCCGACCGAGGATCAGGCTCGCGCGCTGGCAAGGCATTTCGGTGCCCGGCGGAAGGCGTTCAACTGGACCGTCGCGACGTTGAAAGCCGACATCGCCGTCGTTTCGGGTGATGCGCGACCGGTGGAACCAAGTCAAGGACCAGGTGTGTGTCAACGCCGACACCGGGCAGGTGTGGTGGCGGGAATGCTCAAAAGAGGCCTATGCCGACGGAGTTCGTGGGGCGGTGGACGCGTACTGGAACTGGCAGCGGAGTCGTGCCGGCACACGTGCGGGCAAGCGGGTGGGTTTCCCGCGGTTCAAGCGCAAGGGCCGCGACCAGGACCGCCTCACGTTCACGACTGGGGCGATGCGGGTCGAACCGGATCGCCGCCACCTGACGTTGCCGGTGATCGGGACGGTCCGTACGCAGGAGAACACCCGCCGCATTGCGCGATTGATCGCCAAGGATCGGGCGCGGGTGCTGGCAATCAGCGTGCGGCGCAACGGCACCCGGTTGGATGCGAGCGTGCGGGTACTGATGCAGCGTCCGCAGCAGCCGAAGGTGGCGCACCCCGGTTCACGGGTCGGTGTCGATGTCGGGGTGCGCCGCCTGGTCACGGTCGCCGACGCCGACGGCACCCTCCTCGAGCAGGTGCCGAATCCACGGCCACTCGATGCGGCGCTCAAAGAGCTTCGGCACGCCAGCCGTGCCCGCTCGCGCTGCACGAAAGGTTCACGGCGCTACCGTGAGCGCACCACCGAGATTTCCCGGCTGCACCGCCGGGTCAACGATGTCCGCACCCACCATCTGCATGTCCTGACAACACGATTGGCTAAAACCCACGGCCGCATCGTTGTCGAAGGCTTGGACGCTGCGGGGATGCTGCGGCAAAAAGGGTTGCCGGGTGCCCGCGCCCGACGGCGCGGACTCTCCGATGCCGCCCTGGGAACCCCGCGCCGGCACCTGTCCTACAAGACAGGCTGGTACGGGTCGCAGCTAGTGGTCGCTGACCGCTGGTTCCCGTCGTCGAAAACCTGCCATGAATGTCGGCATGTTCAAGACATCGGCTGGGACGAAAAGTGGCAATGCGACGGCTGTTCGGTCATCCACCAACGCGATGACAACGCCGCCGTGACCCTCGCGCGCTACGAGGCAACAGTTAGCGTCGTCGGCCCAGTTGGGGCCGCCGTTAAGCGTGGAGCCGACCGTAAGACCCGGCCAAGCCGGGCAGGTGGCCGTGAAGCGCGGAAGGGACGCAGCCGTAAGGCTGCCGAACAACCCCGAGATGGGGTGCAAGTCGCGTGACCACTAAAGATCACTCACTTGCAACGGAGGACGTCAAACGATCGAGTTGAGCTGGTCCATGAAGTAGCGCTCGACGAGCTGGACGCCGGTGTGTCCGGAGCTGTCGAGGGGTGTGGTGTCGTAGTTGCAGTGGTAGTTGCCGTCGATGAATTCGGCGAAGTGTTTGAAGGCTGAGATGACGGTGGCGGGGCTGAATTGGGCGAATGTGGGGCCGAAGATTCCGGTGGATTTCAGGCCGATGCCGCCGGTGGCGATGGTGATGGCGTTGAGGACTGCGGTGGTGAGGCTGGCGAAGTCTGGGTGGGCGGTGGCCAGGCCTGTGCCGACGGTTGCGAAGCCGCTGGTGTTGATGGTGTTGGTTTTGCGCTGCATGTCGTTGAGGGCGGTGCCGACGGCGTTGGCTTTGGTGGCGATGGATGTGATGAGGGCGGGTATGGCGGTCCATTGGCGGTCACGGATGAGGTTGATGACTTGGGTTGCGGTGTCCATGAGTGCGCTGGCGGTGGCGGCGACCTGTGGGCCGGCGAGCCAGAAGAGTTGTTCTGCGAGTGCTTTTGCGAACATGATGCCGCGTTGGATGAGGTGTGGAATTAGGCCGGGGTCGGCGACGAGTTTGAGTATCTGACTGATTGCGGCGGTGGCGGGTGCTATGAGTCCGGCCATGAACATGGTGGCGAGCTTTTGCGCGGAACCGGCGGGGTCGGTGAAGTCGAGTGCGGAGCCGAGGTGTCCGATGAACCGCATGACAAGGTCGTTCTGTGGAAGGTTGCAGTAGTAGTCAAGGGGTGCGCACAGCGACAGAATGCCGCTGCGCTGGGTGAGGGATCCGAAGCCGCCGGTGCGGACTCCTGCGAAGCCCATCCCGGGGTGGGATAGGCCGATTGTCGGTTGTCCTGTTGGGGCTTGTGAGGGGTCTGCGAGTAGTGCGACTCCGAGGAGTTTGTCGGCGGGAATGGCGCCGTGGTTGTTGCCGATGGCGGCGGCGACATCGCCGGCCGCATCTGCACCTTGGCTGTAGCCGGTGAGTAGAAAACGGGTTTTCGGGCAGCGGCTGGCGACGGTTTTGAGGTGGGTGTTGGTGTTGTCGATTCCGGCTTCTTTAGAACCGCGATAGCCGCCGCTGTCGGAGCCGCCCATGATGGTGGCTGGGTAGGGCGTGTAGTAGGTCGACAAGGCTAATTTGATGTGACGTCTGACTGATTCGAGGATCGTTCCGAGGACGCCGACTGGGTGGTTCGGATCGGCGTCTGGGCTGGTTTCGGTGGTGCCGGGGATCGCTACGGCATCGATAGCCGGGCAGTCTTTTGCGGCGAGCGCGTGTGGGGGTGTCGCCAGTGTGACAGTGAGGGCGGCAATCAGGGGAAGGAGCACGCAGGCGATGCGGCGTGGTGTGGTCATGCGGCCACCGCTTCGCGTTGGTAGCGGGCGAGTTTGTTGATGGCGCGTTGGGCGCGGCGTTCGACGGCGCCGGTTTTGGCGCCCAGGGCGGTGGCGGTGTCGGCGAGGTTGTACACGTCGGCGCGGAGGTAGAGAGCGGCCAGCGTCTCGTGTTCGAGGGCGGTGATGACGGCGTTTTCGCGGGCCTTGGCGAGCAGCTGCGCGGCGCGACTGTAGTCGGTGCCGTGGTCGGTGTGGTCGAGGACGGGATCGGTGGGGTCGACACGGATGGGTGCGTTTAGTGTGCCGGTTCGCGGGCGGGCGGTAAGGACGCGTTTGAGGGTGGTGGCGTAGCAGTATCTGGCGGTCAGGGTTTGGGGTTCAGCGGCGGTACGGATGAGGGTGAAAAACACCGTGAGGGTGAAGTTGGCGCGCACGTCTTGGTCGCTGGTGTGGTAGCCGTCAGGGTCGGCGTATTCGGCGATTCGGCGTAAGGCATGGCGCATGAGGACGGCGGCCATCAGCAGTGCGTGGCGGTCGCCGTTACGGGCGTAGCCGGCCAGGGTCGGTAGGACGGTGGTGGCCGTCGGGAAGTGGGAGCAGATCGCGCCGGGGTGTGTAGGGGGTTGCTTGTGCAGGGATTGCACAAGGGTGACGGCGGGGGTCAGTTCGGTGCGGCGTGGGTGGGTGAGCAGGTCGTAGGCCTGGTGGGTGAGTTGATCCCAGATGTTCATCGGATTCCTTGGCGTCGCGGTGGCGGGACGCGCTTATGGAATCCGTGATGGTTGTCAGCAGAGTTTGCGGACGGGTTGTCGCTGGGGTTGTCGACGGCCCCGTTTGCGAGTGATTTACGTCACGCTATGGAGCGACGACCTGAGGATTTGGGGTTGTCGGTGGGGTTGTCGGCAAATTGATATGCGCCGCTGTCGGGATTGCTGACGGCGGTGGATTACCGGGGGTGCTCGCCGGCGCAGTGAGTGTGTCTGCAGCTTGTGGCCTGCCGGCTGATTCGAGCATCAAGCTGCTGGTAGGCGGCCTTGTGAGTCGGCCTGGCGGGGCTTGATTGGTTGAGCATGCGGTGCTGCGGTGCCGCTTACGCGTGGTGGCGATGGGATGCGCCGCGGTGACGGGCCGTATGTGGGCGGTGCCTACGGGGTGAATAACGCGGTAGGCGGTAGGCGCGTATGTTGCCGCTGCAGTATTCGGCTAGGGGGGACGCTCGACTGTCGCCCCCGCCTAGCGGCGAGAACTCGGCCGAGCGTAATCCCCTTGGTGCGCATCAGGCAATAGGGCTTCGGCGCATACGCACGTATGCGTTATCAAATCGTTACCAAGCGGTCTGTCGGGAAAACGGGCCCTGACCAGTAGTTAGTAGCTGCCGAATCGCTACGACCTACGGGAGGGCCCGCTGATGATGAGTGAGCAGATCCGCCGCAGCGGCGCGGACGTCCGTGCCTACGCCGACCGTCTGCGCGCTCTATGGCATCAGCTCGAAATCGATCCCCTCGACGAGGCGAAGTCGGCCGCTTTCGTCGCGCACATCCTCAACAACCGCGCGGCGGCGGCACGGTCGATGCAGGCGCTGCAAGACCGGCGGGTGGGACTGCCATGCTGACCCACTCTTTGCAGCGACTCATCGACTCGGTGCTGTTGAAGTTCAGCGGCGATGACGCGATCCGCGCTGACGCGATGCGCTCCCGGATTCTGGCGGTCCTGATGAGCCTCATCGTGGTCACCTACATCCCGCTCATGCTGGTGGTGATTTACCTCTTTACACACCACAGTGGGCAGTCCTCGGCGGCGCAGAATGACGACCAAGAGACCGCCGTCAAAGCGTATGCCGTGCGCTACCTCAACGCGTACCTGAACAACCCCGCCAACAGCGACGCGATCAAGCACTTCTACAACGGAGAAGTTCCGCAGCGAAACGCTGGCTCCGCTCTGCCGCCAGGCGGGCACGCAACGGGTGTGTCCTCGGCGCTGCCGGGGATGTTCACCGGTGAGGTTCAGACATGGTCGGTGGTCGTCGATTGCGAGCTTCCCAAAGAGGCGCATTCGGCGTCGATGGTTTACGTGCCGCTGCAGGTCGATATCGCGGTAGACAAACGTGGATTATTCCGCGCGTTCACGCTGCCTCACACGCGCTCAGAGAGGCCGGACGGTTCGGCCATTGAGCTTGCCACCGAAACGGCGGTCGTTCCGGGTTCTGACGTCTACAACACAGTCCGCGGATTCCTGAACGCATTGCTGAT from Mycobacterium sp. HUMS_12744610 encodes the following:
- a CDS encoding cutinase family protein, with protein sequence MTTPRRIACVLLPLIAALTVTLATPPHALAAKDCPAIDAVAIPGTTETSPDADPNHPVGVLGTILESVRRHIKLALSTYYTPYPATIMGGSDSGGYRGSKEAGIDNTNTHLKTVASRCPKTRFLLTGYSQGADAAGDVAAAIGNNHGAIPADKLLGVALLADPSQAPTGQPTIGLSHPGMGFAGVRTGGFGSLTQRSGILSLCAPLDYYCNLPQNDLVMRFIGHLGSALDFTDPAGSAQKLATMFMAGLIAPATAAISQILKLVADPGLIPHLIQRGIMFAKALAEQLFWLAGPQVAATASALMDTATQVINLIRDRQWTAIPALITSIATKANAVGTALNDMQRKTNTINTSGFATVGTGLATAHPDFASLTTAVLNAITIATGGIGLKSTGIFGPTFAQFSPATVISAFKHFAEFIDGNYHCNYDTTPLDSSGHTGVQLVERYFMDQLNSIV